The nucleotide window CGACGTCGGCGGGCGGCACCAGCGCGTCGAGGCGGTCGGTGCGCACGCGGACGAGGTCGGCCTGCGGCTCCAGACCGGTCACGATCGCGCGGATGCGGTCGGGCCGGTCTGTCTCATCCCCGTCGGGCAGGACGCGCACCGCGGACGGACGCACCGCCGCCAGCGCGCGAGCGCCCACCTCGACGGGCGCGACCGCGGTGCCGCGCAGTCGCATCCCGTCGCCGGTGACCAGCCCGTCGGCCGTCCGCACCCCGGCCACCAGCGTCAGCCCCGACAACTCAGCGGTGAAGGGATTCCGCGGCCGTTCGAGCACCTGCCGCGTCGGCCCCTCCTCGATCACGCGGCCCTCGTGCATGACCGCGACCCGGTCGGCGAGGAGGTACGCGTCCAGAGCGTCATGCGTGACGAGGACCGTCGTGCGCCCCGCCAGCACGCCGGCGAGCGTGCCTCGGAGCTCTGCGGCGACGGCGACATCCAGCGCCGACAGCGGCTCGTCGAGGAGCAGCAGCCGCGGCTCGGCGGCCAGCGCCCGCGCGACCGCGACCCGCTGCGCCTGCCCTCCGGACAGCTCGGCGGGACGCCGGTCGGCGAATTCCGCGGTCGCGGTCCGGCGCATCCACTCGTCGGCCCGCCCGGCGGCGTCGGCACGGCCGGCGCCCGACGACCGGGGCCCGAAGGCGACGTTGTCGCGGACGCTGAGATGCGGGAACAGCAGCGCGTCCTGCGCGAGCAGCGCGACGCCGCGCTGATGCGGCGGCCGCCAGGTGCCGGGGAGGTCGAACAGGATCTGGTCGCCGAGCGTCGCACGACCCTCGTCCGGGCGGACGAGCCCGGCCAGCATCCCGAGCACCGTCGACTTGCCCGCGCCGTTCGGACCGAGCAGGGCGAGCGTCTCGCCGTCGGCGACGGAAAGCTCGACCGCGACGTCCCGCGCGGCGAGCGACGCCGCGACGTGGAGGCTCATGCGGCCTTCTCGCGAACCTCGGCGTCTGCGCGCACCCGGCGAAAACGGAGTCCCTCGCCCGCGCCGTGGGCGACCGCGACCACCGCGATGGCCACCGCCACCAGCACCAGCGACAGCGCGACGGCGGCGTCGGGATCGGTCTCCCGCTGCAGGTAGATCTCCAGCGGCAGCGTCCGGGTGACGCCCTGCAGACTGCCCGCGAACGTCAGGGTCGCGCCGAACTCGCCGAGCGCCCGGGCGAACGACAGGATCGACCCGGAGACGATCGCCGGAAGCACCAGCGGCAGCGTCACCCGGAACAGGACGGTGGATGGGCGGGCGCCGAGCGTCGCCGCCACCGCCTCGTAGCGCTCACCGGCAGACCGCAGTGCGCCCTCCAGGCTGAGCACGAGGAAGGGGAGCGCGACGAAGGTCTGCGCGATCACCACCGCGGGCGTCGAGAAGGCGACATCGAGCGCGCCGCCGAGCAGCCCGCGGCGGCCGTACAGGGCGAGCAACGCGAGGCCGCCGACGACCGGCGGCAGCACCAGTGGCAGCAGCACGACCGCCCGCACCACCCGGCTGCCCGCGAACGGCACGCGCGCGAGCACGATCGCCATCGGCACGCCGAGCACCAGGCAGGCGGCCGTCGCGAGCAGCGACGTGCGGAGGCTGAGGAGGAGCGCATCCACCGACGACGGCGAGGTGATGAGGGGGATGAAGTCCGCCCAGTCGACGCGGGCCGCCATCGCGAGCAGCGGCAGCACGATGAACAGACCCCCGATCGCGGCGACCACCACGATCCAGCGCGGAACGCCCAGCCGGATGCTCACAGCGGACCCGCGCCGATCACGGCGCCCCGAACCCGGCGGCGGCGAGCACCGCGCGCCCCGCGGGCCCGGTCACGTATGCGACGAACGCCTTCCCACCCGCGGCGTTCGGCGCCTGGGCCACGACGGAGATCGGGTACACGTTGACGGTCTTCGCCGCCTCTGGAAACGGCACGGACTCGACAGCCGAGCCGGCACCCTTCACGTCGGTGGCGTAGACGATCCCGGCGTCCGCCTCGCCCGATGTCACCTTGCCGAGGACGTCGGTCACCGACGACTCCTGGCTCACCGGCTTCAGGGTCACTCCGGCCGACTTCTCCACCTTCTCGGTGGCGGCCCCGCACGGCACCTGCGGTGCACACACGACCGTCTTGACGGACGGGGAGGCCAGGTCGGCGAGCCCGGTGACGTGCGCCGGGTTGCCGGGTGGCACCGCGATGGCGAGCACGTTCGTCGCGAAGTCGACGGGCGAGCCGCTAATGACCTTCGCATCCACCGCCTTCGTCATGTTCGTCTCATCGGCCGACGCGAACACGTCCGCCGGGGCTCCGGCGGTCAGCTGCGAGACCAGATCAGAGGAGCCGGCGAACGAGAACGTGACCTTGGCACCGGGATGCGCGGCTTCGAACCGCGTGCCGAGCTCGGTGAACGTCTTGGTGAGCGAGGCGGCGGCGACCACCGTGATCGTGCCGCTGACCCGGTCTGAGGAGCGCGGAGCCGACGGCGTGGATGCGGCCGGGCTGCTGCATCCGGCGAGGGCCAGGGAGCACAGCGCACCAGCCGCGACCGCCGCGGTCGCGAGCCTGCCGAGACGACGGGGGCGCGCGCTCATCGGGCCACCGCCGGAGCCTCGACGATGACGTTGGTCGCTTTCACGACGGCGACGGCGACCGACCCGAGTTCGAGGCCCAGTTCGCGCACGGCCTCGCTGCTGATCAGCGACACCACGCGATGCGGGCCGCACTGCAGCTCCACCTGCGCCATCACCCGGTCCATGACGATGTCGGTGACCAGCCCGACGAAACGGTTGCGCGCCGAGCCCGCGACGCCGGAGGGGTCGCCGGGCAGCACGGCGTTCTGCTTGGCGAGCTGCGCCAGCTCCAGTCCGTCCACGACCGTGCGACCGGCCTCGTCGCGGGAGCTGCCCAGCACGCCGCCGTCGATCCAGCGGCGAACCGTGTCGTCGCTCACTCCGAGATAGAGCGCGGCGTCTTTGATCCGAATCTGCGGCATGTATGCCATCTTACGACCGCAGATGCGGAAAAGTGTCTAGAGGCCCACCCACTCCGAGTCGCCGTCGGTGAAGTGCTGCCTCTTCCAGATCGGCACCCGCGCCTTGATGATCTCGACCAGCTCGGCGCAGGCGGCGAACGCCTCGGCGCGATGCGGGGCGGCGACCGCGGCGATCAGCGCGAGGTCGCCGATGGTGAGCGAGCCGACGCGGTGCTGCGCTGCCACCCGCAGCCCGGTGGTCCGCGCGACCTCCTCGCAGCACTCCCGGAGGAACGCCTCCGCCTCGGGATGCGCACGGTAGTCGAGCGACACGACGCCCTTTCCGCTATCGTGGTCGCGCACGATGCCCTGGAAGGACACCACGGCCCCTGCGTCCGTGCGCCAGACGAACTCGTCGACGGTCGAGGGCTCCAGCGGGTCACCCGTGACGGTGGCCAGGATGTCGCTCATGCGTGGTCTCCTCCCCGCAGCTGGTCGAGCAGGTGCGGGAGCAGGTCGTCCAGCACCGCGAGTCCGTCGGCGACGCCGCCGCGCGAGCCGGGCAGGTTGACGACGAGCGTCGACCCCGCCACACCGACCAGCCCGCGACTGAGCGCGGCGAGAGGTGTGGCGGATGCGCCGCGCGCACGCAGGGCCTCGGCGACGCCCGGAAGCTGCCGGTCGAGCACGGCGGCAGTCGCCTCCGGTGTGCGGTCGGTGGGCGAGACGCCGGTTCCGCCCGTCGTGATGAGCACGCGGGGACCCTCGG belongs to Leifsonia sp. 1010 and includes:
- a CDS encoding ABC transporter ATP-binding protein; translated protein: MSLHVAASLAARDVAVELSVADGETLALLGPNGAGKSTVLGMLAGLVRPDEGRATLGDQILFDLPGTWRPPHQRGVALLAQDALLFPHLSVRDNVAFGPRSSGAGRADAAGRADEWMRRTATAEFADRRPAELSGGQAQRVAVARALAAEPRLLLLDEPLSALDVAVAAELRGTLAGVLAGRTTVLVTHDALDAYLLADRVAVMHEGRVIEEGPTRQVLERPRNPFTAELSGLTLVAGVRTADGLVTGDGMRLRGTAVAPVEVGARALAAVRPSAVRVLPDGDETDRPDRIRAIVTGLEPQADLVRVRTDRLDALVPPADVADLRLRVGDRVTLGVPPAAATVYPA
- a CDS encoding ABC transporter permease, encoding MSIRLGVPRWIVVVAAIGGLFIVLPLLAMAARVDWADFIPLITSPSSVDALLLSLRTSLLATAACLVLGVPMAIVLARVPFAGSRVVRAVVLLPLVLPPVVGGLALLALYGRRGLLGGALDVAFSTPAVVIAQTFVALPFLVLSLEGALRSAGERYEAVAATLGARPSTVLFRVTLPLVLPAIVSGSILSFARALGEFGATLTFAGSLQGVTRTLPLEIYLQRETDPDAAVALSLVLVAVAIAVVAVAHGAGEGLRFRRVRADAEVREKAA
- the modA gene encoding molybdate ABC transporter substrate-binding protein, with translation MSARPRRLGRLATAAVAAGALCSLALAGCSSPAASTPSAPRSSDRVSGTITVVAAASLTKTFTELGTRFEAAHPGAKVTFSFAGSSDLVSQLTAGAPADVFASADETNMTKAVDAKVISGSPVDFATNVLAIAVPPGNPAHVTGLADLASPSVKTVVCAPQVPCGAATEKVEKSAGVTLKPVSQESSVTDVLGKVTSGEADAGIVYATDVKGAGSAVESVPFPEAAKTVNVYPISVVAQAPNAAGGKAFVAYVTGPAGRAVLAAAGFGAP
- a CDS encoding TOBE domain-containing protein, which translates into the protein MPQIRIKDAALYLGVSDDTVRRWIDGGVLGSSRDEAGRTVVDGLELAQLAKQNAVLPGDPSGVAGSARNRFVGLVTDIVMDRVMAQVELQCGPHRVVSLISSEAVRELGLELGSVAVAVVKATNVIVEAPAVAR
- a CDS encoding molybdenum cofactor biosynthesis protein MoaE, whose protein sequence is MSDILATVTGDPLEPSTVDEFVWRTDAGAVVSFQGIVRDHDSGKGVVSLDYRAHPEAEAFLRECCEEVARTTGLRVAAQHRVGSLTIGDLALIAAVAAPHRAEAFAACAELVEIIKARVPIWKRQHFTDGDSEWVGL